One genomic segment of Trichococcus shcherbakoviae includes these proteins:
- a CDS encoding oligopeptide ABC transporter substrate-binding protein, with amino-acid sequence MLNKMIVPFLFAAMLAGCGNKEVLLETDGDLPASSAVIQEFDTVMNSDAPAIAGGVLKYALVAESSFQGVFNPVFSEDAYDEELMGFSHESIFSYDEEFQLTQDGMATFVRNENLKTVSITLQDNLKWSDGAALTVDDILYAYEVIGHPDYAGPLYGDSFANVVGMTEYHEGTADSIIGIEVLDDTHLTIAFEELNPSLLQAGGALWSQPLPRHQLESIPVSEMMSSSQLREQPVGSGPFRIKAIVPGESVLFEANEYYWKGKPKLDNILVEVVGSTTIVSEMEAGNYDVAVMPASSYESYKDFDNITLLGREELATTYIGFKLGSQDVESGANSLNLSSKMADAALRQAMAYALDNEFVAAVLFDGLRQPANTMIPPAFEGISDEEAVGFSYDPVKASSLLDETGYLDSDGDGFREMPDGEPLKINFAAVAGGDATEAVVAYYIQQWEEIGLDVSLATGRLIEYQKFHDMLASDSPAIDVYQATWGTGMDPNPTEMFGRTSALNYTRWTNEKNDALLDQINAAAAADENTRTGIYQEWQALLFEEAPVIPTFWRTQIFAVNNRVKNFNIRYGATRGWETIELTSEEPVR; translated from the coding sequence ATGCTGAATAAAATGATCGTTCCCTTTTTGTTTGCTGCGATGCTGGCTGGCTGTGGAAACAAGGAGGTTCTATTGGAAACGGACGGGGACTTGCCTGCTTCATCAGCTGTCATACAGGAATTCGATACTGTCATGAACAGCGATGCCCCCGCCATCGCCGGCGGAGTGTTGAAATATGCTCTGGTTGCCGAATCATCCTTCCAGGGTGTATTCAACCCTGTTTTTTCAGAGGATGCGTATGATGAAGAACTCATGGGTTTTTCACATGAATCCATTTTTTCGTATGATGAAGAGTTTCAGCTTACGCAAGATGGCATGGCCACTTTTGTACGCAATGAAAATTTAAAAACGGTGTCGATCACTTTACAGGATAACCTGAAGTGGTCGGATGGAGCGGCGCTTACTGTCGACGATATCCTGTATGCCTATGAGGTGATCGGGCATCCGGACTATGCCGGTCCCCTTTATGGAGACTCTTTCGCGAATGTCGTGGGCATGACCGAATACCATGAAGGCACTGCGGATTCGATTATCGGTATCGAAGTTTTGGATGATACGCACCTCACCATCGCTTTCGAAGAATTGAATCCATCCCTTTTGCAGGCGGGGGGTGCCTTATGGAGCCAACCGCTGCCAAGGCACCAACTGGAAAGTATCCCTGTATCGGAAATGATGAGTTCGTCCCAACTGCGTGAGCAACCTGTCGGGTCGGGTCCGTTCCGGATCAAGGCGATCGTTCCGGGCGAGTCGGTCCTTTTTGAAGCCAATGAATATTATTGGAAAGGGAAACCGAAGTTGGATAATATTCTTGTTGAAGTAGTCGGTTCAACAACGATCGTATCCGAAATGGAAGCGGGAAATTACGACGTCGCTGTCATGCCGGCAAGTTCTTACGAAAGCTACAAAGATTTCGACAATATAACCTTGTTGGGCAGAGAAGAATTGGCGACAACTTACATCGGGTTCAAACTGGGATCCCAAGACGTTGAATCAGGCGCCAACAGCCTTAATCTGAGTTCAAAAATGGCGGATGCGGCATTGCGGCAAGCGATGGCATATGCGCTCGACAACGAATTTGTAGCTGCGGTCCTTTTCGATGGGCTGCGGCAACCGGCAAACACTATGATTCCACCAGCGTTTGAAGGAATCAGTGATGAGGAGGCAGTTGGCTTCAGTTACGATCCTGTGAAGGCATCAAGTCTGCTGGATGAGACCGGCTATCTGGACAGTGACGGAGACGGTTTTCGGGAAATGCCTGACGGAGAGCCGCTCAAAATCAACTTTGCGGCCGTAGCAGGCGGAGACGCAACGGAGGCGGTTGTTGCCTACTATATCCAGCAATGGGAAGAAATCGGTTTGGATGTTTCGCTCGCCACAGGAAGATTGATTGAATATCAGAAATTCCATGACATGCTTGCATCCGACAGTCCGGCAATTGATGTCTATCAGGCAACTTGGGGGACAGGCATGGATCCCAATCCGACCGAAATGTTCGGTCGTACCAGTGCTCTCAACTATACCCGTTGGACAAACGAAAAGAATGATGCTTTGTTGGATCAGATCAATGCGGCGGCTGCCGCGGACGAAAACACGCGGACGGGAATCTATCAGGAATGGCAAGCGTTGCTGTTCGAGGAAGCACCAGTCATCCCCACTTTCTGGCGTACGCAGATTTTTGCCGTCAACAACCGCGTCAAGAACTTCAATATCCGCTATGGCGCAACTAGAGGGTGGGAAACCATCGAACTGACATCTGAAGAACCGGTCAGGTAA
- the rnc gene encoding ribonuclease III, with translation MEKIVKQIATDFSIVFRNEKLLHEAFTHSSYVNEHRHLALQDNERLEFLGDAVLEVVISDYLFHTYDTWHEGKMTRLRAQIVCEPSLSAFAKDCHFDSYIRLGKGEENMGGRQRPALLCDVFEAFIGAVYLDQGIEAARKFINQVMVTKLNEDAFSHVMDYKTSLQEELQKNGDVDIQYILLNEDGPAHAKRFDVEVRAFGKVLGQGQGPSKKAAEQKAAQNALESLKK, from the coding sequence TTGGAAAAAATAGTCAAACAAATAGCAACTGACTTCTCGATTGTTTTTAGGAACGAGAAACTTTTGCATGAAGCTTTTACCCATTCATCTTATGTGAATGAGCATCGTCATCTGGCATTGCAGGACAATGAACGATTGGAATTTTTGGGCGACGCGGTCTTGGAGGTCGTCATCTCCGATTATTTGTTTCATACTTATGATACGTGGCATGAAGGCAAAATGACCCGTCTGCGTGCGCAGATTGTCTGCGAACCAAGCTTATCCGCTTTCGCGAAGGACTGTCATTTCGACTCTTATATCCGTTTGGGTAAAGGGGAAGAGAATATGGGCGGAAGGCAACGTCCGGCTTTGTTGTGTGATGTATTTGAAGCGTTCATCGGGGCCGTTTACCTTGACCAAGGAATCGAAGCCGCCAGAAAATTCATCAACCAAGTCATGGTCACGAAGTTAAACGAGGATGCTTTTTCACATGTGATGGATTATAAGACCAGTCTCCAGGAGGAACTGCAAAAAAATGGGGACGTGGATATCCAATATATCCTTCTGAACGAAGACGGGCCTGCGCATGCAAAACGGTTTGATGTGGAAGTGCGTGCATTCGGAAAAGTGCTGGGTCAAGGGCAAGGCCCAAGCAAAAAAGCTGCTGAACAGAAAGCGGCACAAAACGCTTTGGAATCTTTAAAAAAATGA
- the smc gene encoding chromosome segregation protein SMC produces the protein MHLERIEMSGFKSFADKTVIEFDEGVTAVVGPNGSGKSNLSEAVRWVLGEQSAKNLRGKKMDDIVFAGSQTRKPVNIAEVTLILNNEDGFLPLEFSEVSITRRYNRNGDSDCFINKKPCRLKDITELLMDSGIGKDSFSMISQGKVEQIFQNKPEDRRIILEEAAGVARYKNRKTSAERKLSQTEEHLNRIEDILHEINSQLAPLELQRKTALAYKEKKASLSEIEIALTASEIERLNVQWQTSKRELADYDRKISTEERSLASTQTALRELKQKLDGCDEQLEALQTGYVTVIQKLEQLEGQKQVFQQRALYSSKNQEEQAQIIAEKEALIKTEKANLAALRTELAAKVEARKELSEKRASLSEKEAQLTQNKAELVQQLRNDYINRLQEQSSNRNTTVHLEKEMTLATEQEHRFLSKGDELRKNLRQLKAKQQSLNEEYVQFVEENANLESELQDCKQNSFQLVSKLQQLNAELDTVTRNLQQAEARRESQQELDDSYASYYQGVKEMLRRRDSVPGIRGPVAELIQVPEKYTLAIEIALGATMQHIVVADERTASQCIGILKAQHLGRATFLPMTVIQGKILPAAVRTTLANSPGYIGVANELIGHEEMYNAIVSSLLGTTIVASNIQDGLQISKKLQSRYRIVTLEGDVIHAGGSMTGGATRRQQEASLLARKNNLNKLTDYVQQLSIQYNQLKQEQEKWSLQQQSLQEELDDKRQKATIKQFELQQRETSLQQVTAEIATKEKESAAHEYEKRMFYEEKEDRQTRLAQAQQNLLVLNSEIDQLQKDIAESSLDEEERLKLLQDVQSNRQQADQELAVLQEQEKQLRRDVKLSTERIQTEQEAISSLKGKQDQVAKLADTETLTIQEITTQLKSTTAEKAGFDADLRQLRERKKQTEQNRAVQETEQNEKNKNLQKLWSEHAKLETNAGRYEIAIDHHLAHLSEEYGLSFEAAKQEHQLTQEPEEAARQVKKLKKDIEELGPINMGAIEEYDRISERFTFLSEQQTDLLSARGNLLNTMNEMDDEVRLRFKETFIQIKKQFEKTFPKLFGGGKATLELTDPNDLLETGIEIVAQPPGKKLQQLSLLSGGEKAFTAIALLFAIIEVKPVPFCILDEVEAALDEANVSRFGKYLAASTELTQFIVITHRKGTMEEADALYGVTMQDSGVSRLASVKFEDYEDIG, from the coding sequence TTGCATCTTGAGAGAATAGAAATGTCGGGTTTCAAATCATTCGCCGACAAAACCGTAATCGAATTTGATGAAGGTGTGACAGCGGTAGTAGGGCCGAACGGAAGCGGCAAGAGCAACCTTTCGGAAGCTGTCCGCTGGGTATTGGGGGAACAATCCGCAAAAAATCTGCGCGGGAAAAAAATGGACGATATCGTTTTTGCCGGATCGCAGACACGCAAGCCTGTCAACATTGCGGAAGTTACCCTCATCCTGAACAACGAGGACGGATTCCTGCCGCTGGAATTCAGCGAAGTGAGCATCACCAGGAGATACAACCGCAATGGCGACAGTGATTGTTTCATCAACAAAAAGCCATGCCGATTGAAAGACATAACGGAATTATTGATGGATTCGGGCATCGGAAAAGACTCTTTTTCCATGATTTCGCAAGGGAAAGTGGAACAGATTTTTCAGAATAAACCCGAGGACAGAAGGATCATCCTTGAAGAGGCAGCCGGGGTAGCCAGATACAAAAACCGCAAAACGAGCGCCGAACGGAAGCTTTCCCAAACGGAAGAGCATCTGAATCGGATTGAGGACATCCTGCACGAAATCAACAGTCAACTCGCGCCTCTGGAACTCCAAAGGAAAACGGCTTTGGCATACAAGGAGAAAAAAGCGTCATTAAGCGAGATCGAAATCGCTTTGACCGCTTCCGAAATTGAACGGCTCAATGTGCAGTGGCAAACGAGCAAACGAGAACTGGCCGATTATGACCGGAAAATCAGCACGGAAGAACGGTCGCTTGCGAGCACCCAGACTGCTTTGCGGGAACTGAAACAAAAGTTGGATGGGTGCGACGAACAATTGGAAGCCCTGCAGACCGGCTACGTCACTGTCATCCAGAAATTGGAACAGCTGGAAGGGCAAAAGCAGGTTTTCCAGCAAAGGGCGTTGTACTCGTCAAAGAATCAAGAAGAGCAAGCCCAGATCATCGCTGAAAAAGAGGCGCTGATAAAGACTGAAAAAGCCAATCTGGCGGCCTTGCGGACTGAGCTTGCAGCGAAAGTGGAAGCGAGGAAGGAACTTTCGGAAAAAAGAGCGAGCCTTTCCGAAAAAGAAGCGCAACTGACGCAAAACAAGGCAGAGCTTGTCCAGCAACTCCGGAACGATTACATCAACAGGCTGCAGGAACAATCCAGCAACCGGAACACAACCGTCCATCTCGAAAAAGAAATGACGCTTGCAACCGAACAGGAGCACCGTTTCCTTTCGAAAGGTGACGAACTCAGGAAGAATCTGCGCCAACTAAAGGCGAAACAGCAATCTTTGAATGAGGAATACGTCCAGTTTGTTGAAGAGAATGCCAATCTGGAATCGGAACTGCAGGACTGCAAACAAAATAGCTTCCAGCTTGTTTCCAAACTCCAACAACTGAACGCTGAGCTGGATACCGTAACCCGGAATCTGCAGCAGGCGGAAGCCCGCCGTGAGAGCCAGCAGGAGTTGGACGACAGCTATGCCAGTTATTATCAAGGCGTAAAGGAAATGCTGAGGAGAAGAGACAGCGTTCCGGGTATCCGTGGTCCCGTTGCTGAATTGATCCAAGTTCCCGAAAAATATACATTAGCCATCGAAATCGCTCTGGGAGCCACGATGCAACATATTGTGGTGGCCGATGAACGCACTGCATCCCAATGTATCGGCATTCTGAAAGCCCAACACTTGGGTCGCGCGACTTTCCTTCCGATGACAGTCATCCAAGGCAAGATTTTGCCAGCGGCTGTGCGGACGACATTGGCAAACAGTCCCGGATATATCGGCGTCGCGAATGAGCTGATCGGTCATGAGGAAATGTACAACGCGATCGTCAGCAGTTTGTTGGGGACAACGATTGTAGCGTCAAATATCCAGGACGGTTTGCAGATTTCCAAGAAATTGCAGAGCCGTTACCGGATCGTAACCCTGGAAGGGGATGTCATCCATGCCGGCGGATCGATGACGGGTGGCGCGACAAGGCGTCAACAAGAAGCATCCTTATTGGCCCGCAAAAACAATCTGAACAAACTGACCGACTATGTGCAACAGTTGTCCATCCAATACAATCAGCTGAAACAAGAGCAAGAGAAATGGTCGCTGCAGCAACAAAGTCTGCAGGAGGAACTGGATGATAAACGCCAAAAAGCGACAATCAAACAGTTCGAACTGCAGCAAAGAGAAACTTCCCTGCAGCAAGTGACAGCTGAAATCGCAACGAAAGAAAAAGAATCGGCAGCACATGAATATGAAAAGCGCATGTTCTATGAAGAGAAAGAGGACAGACAAACGCGATTGGCCCAAGCCCAACAAAATTTGCTCGTCCTAAACAGCGAAATCGACCAGCTTCAGAAGGATATAGCGGAATCCAGCCTGGATGAAGAGGAGCGCTTGAAACTGCTGCAGGACGTCCAGTCGAACCGGCAGCAAGCAGACCAAGAGCTTGCGGTCCTGCAGGAGCAAGAAAAGCAATTGCGGCGTGACGTGAAACTGTCGACTGAGCGCATCCAAACGGAGCAGGAGGCCATCAGCTCGCTGAAAGGCAAACAAGATCAAGTCGCCAAACTGGCCGATACGGAGACGCTGACCATCCAAGAAATTACGACGCAGCTGAAGTCCACGACTGCAGAAAAAGCTGGATTCGATGCAGATTTGAGACAGTTGCGGGAGCGGAAAAAGCAAACCGAACAGAATCGCGCCGTCCAGGAAACCGAACAGAACGAAAAAAATAAAAATCTCCAAAAATTATGGAGTGAGCACGCCAAGCTGGAAACGAATGCCGGGCGCTATGAAATCGCCATCGACCATCACCTTGCGCATTTGAGCGAGGAGTACGGTCTCAGTTTTGAAGCCGCGAAACAAGAGCATCAGTTGACCCAAGAACCCGAAGAGGCAGCCCGCCAAGTGAAAAAGCTGAAAAAAGACATTGAAGAGCTGGGTCCGATCAATATGGGTGCAATCGAGGAATATGATCGTATTTCCGAAAGGTTCACTTTCCTTTCGGAACAGCAGACGGACTTGCTGTCTGCCCGAGGGAATCTGCTCAATACGATGAACGAAATGGATGATGAAGTCCGCTTGCGTTTCAAGGAGACTTTCATCCAGATCAAAAAGCAATTCGAAAAAACCTTCCCGAAATTATTCGGCGGCGGCAAAGCGACGTTGGAGCTGACGGATCCGAATGATCTGTTGGAGACCGGCATTGAAATTGTCGCGCAGCCGCCAGGCAAGAAACTCCAGCAGCTCAGCCTGCTCTCCGGAGGGGAAAAAGCCTTCACTGCGATTGCGC